One window from the genome of Oryza glaberrima chromosome 3, OglaRS2, whole genome shotgun sequence encodes:
- the LOC127768736 gene encoding transcriptional regulator SUPERMAN-like, whose protein sequence is MECGGEQEFMAEMAPVMSSPGQQEAVVSPTAAPAAARPYYGCVFCKRGFTTAQALGGHMNIHRRHRHRAMPSRRPTATGTTSMVSRDDVDCYNQHRYLEYSPPPPTPVPPPVTSPPMSSSFAATSYAGGTATVAGVDGEAMRAAGSSDSHIRELSLLGGADSSTDRDHDLHLRLGRHGRGGDGSPRTPEGSPERKPDLDLELRLGRHPRH, encoded by the coding sequence ATGGAGTGTGGCGGCGAGCAGGAGTTCATGGCCGAGATGGCGCCGGTGATGAGCTCGCCGGGGCAGCAGGAGGCGGTGGTGtcgcccacggcggcgccggccgctgcCAGGCCGTACTACGGGTGCGTGTTCTGCAAGCGCGGCTTCACCACGGCCCAGGCGCTCGGCGGGCACATGaacatccaccgccgccaccgccaccgcgccatgCCGTCGCGGCGGCCCACGGCCACCGGCACAACGTCGATGGTGTCCCGGGACGACGTGGACTGCTATAACCAGCACCGCTACCTGGAgtactctcctcctcctcctaccccGGTGCCACCGCCGGTGACATCTCCGCCGATGAGCAGCAGCTTCGCCGCCACGTCCTACGCCGGCGGCACGGCAACGGTGGCCGGAGTGGACGGGGAAGCCATGCGCGCTGCAGGTAGCAGTGATAGCCATATCAGGGAGCTGAGCCTGCTTGGTGGCGCAGACTCTAGTACTGATCGTGATCATGACTTGCACCTGCGCCTCGggcgccatggccgcggcggcgacgggtcgcCGCGCACGCCAGAAGGCTCGCCGGAGAGGAAGCCGGACCTGGACTTGGAGCTCAGGCTCGGGCGCCATCCTCGGCattga
- the LOC127767267 gene encoding LOB domain-containing protein 16-like — translation MASSGVGGVPGSPCGACKFLRRKCAAECVFAPYFCAEDGAAQFAAIHKVFGASNAAKLLQQVAPGDRSEVAATVTYEAQARLRDPVYGCVAHIFALQQQLATLQVQVAQAKTQVAQTLAAAGMLTAGNPLLQHQQQQQQAWQIEHESTMTSTQSSGCYSAPRSDGSTSLQDMYCFGEQEEGSYSR, via the exons ATGGCGTCGTCGGGAGTGGGCGGCGTGCCGGGGTCGCCGTGCGGGGCGTGCAAGTTCCTGCGGCGCAAGTGCGCGGCGGAGTGCGTGTTCGCGCCCTACTTCTGCGCGGAGGACGGGGCGGCGCAGTTCGCGGCGATACACAAGGTGTTCGGCGCCAGCAACGCGGCGAAGCTGCTGCAGCAGGTGGCGCCGGGCGACCGGAGCgaggtcgccgccaccgtcacctaCGAGGCGCAGGCCAGGCTGCGCGACCCCGTCTACGGCTGCGTCGCCCACATCTTCGCGCTGCAGCAGCAG CTGGCGACGCTGCAGGTGCAGGTGGCGCAGGCGAAGACGCAGGTGGCGCAGacgctggcggcggccggcatgcTGACGGCTGGGAACCCTCTCCtccagcatcagcagcagcagcagcaggcgtgGCAGATTGAGCACGAGTCGACGATGACCTCGACGCAGAGCTCCGGCTGCTACAGCGCGCCGCGCTCCGACGGGTCGACGTCGCTGCAGGACATGTACTGCTTCGGCGAGCAGGAGGAAGGCAGCTACTCAAGATGA
- the LOC127765422 gene encoding WAT1-related protein At2g39510-like has protein sequence MVVMALHVLASMADLWRRYAPHNLMILSQLCYTLMYFITEAAFNKGLNPFIYVTYRHLVVAVFLAPFAYYQEKKLRPRMTLMLFLEIFVLSLLGVSLTLNMYFASLMYTSPTFVTSVVNTVASITFVIAIVVRMEIVDVRSIRGLAKIAGTVVSFAGVTTMTLYKGTAISSPWKAPISIHGGGGGGVHESWLKGSFLAVASCICWSIWYILQASSLKRYPAQLSLTAWMCTVGGIQSAVFTAFMQHKPEDWRIGFGLKFWCIVYSGFACNGFTVFAQLWCTEKKGPVFVTMFNPLSTIMVAVLAYFMFGENLYVGSIIGGVVVILGLYMLLWGKDKDQEYNANKEQESDLDCEKQARITDFSAAQNDQEEPRRMKK, from the exons ATGGTAGTGATGGCTCTTCATGTACTAGCATCGATGGCAGATCTATGGAGAAGGTACGCGCCGCACAATCTGATGATACTGTCGCAGCTGTGCTACACGCTCATGTACTTCATCACCGAGGCCGCGTTCAACAAGGGGCTCAACCCTTTCATCTACGTCACCTACCGGCATCTCGTTGtcgccgtcttcctcgcgccTTTCGCCTACTACCAAGAGAA GAAACTGAGGCCGAGAATGACGTTGATGCTGTTTCTGGAGATCTTCGTGCTCTCACTTCTAGG GGTGAGCCTAACTCTGAACATGTACTTCGCGAGCTTAATGTACACATCCCCAACCTTTGTCACGTCCGTGGTGAACACCGTCGCCTCGATCACGTTCGtcatcgccatcgtcgtcag GATGGAGATCGTCGACGTGAGGAGCATACGAGGGCTCGCGAAGATCGCCGGGACGGTGGTGTCGTTCGCCGGGGTGACCACCATGACCCTGTACAAAGGCACCGCGATATCGAGCCCCTGGAAGGCGCCGATCAGCatacacggcggcggcggcggcggcgtgcatgAGAGCTGGCTCAAGGGATcgttcctcgccgtcgccagctgCATCTGCTGGTCCATCTGGTACATCCTGCAG GCTTCGTCGTTGAAGAGGTACCCAGCCCAGCTGTCACTGACAGCATGGATGTGCACTGTGGGAGGAATACAGTCTGCTGTCTTCACAGCGTTCATGCAGCACAAGCCGGAAGATTGGCGCATAGGCTTCGGCCTCAAGTTCTGGTGCATCGTATACTCT GGATTCGCCTGCAATGGCTTCACGGTCTTCGCTCAGCTATGGTGCACCGAGAAGAAGGGCCCCGTCTTCGTCACCATGTTCAACCCTCTCTCCACGATCATGGTGGCCGTCCTGGCCTACTTCATGTTTGGTGAAAATCTATACGTTGGAAG CATAATCGGAGGAGTGGTTGTCATACTCGGCCTCTACATGTTGCTGTGGGGGAAAGACAAGGATCAGGAATACAACGCGAACAAAGAGCAGGAATCCGATCTGGACTGCGAGAAGCAGGCGAGGATCACCGATTTTTCTGCGGCGCAGAATGACcaggaggagccgaggaggatgaAGAAGTAA
- the LOC127768028 gene encoding LOB domain-containing protein CRL1, producing MTGFGSPCGACKFLRRKCVRGCVFAPYFCHEQGAAHFAAIHKVFGASNVSKLLAHLPLADRPEAAVTISYEAQARLRDPIYGCVAHIFALQQQVMTLQAQLASLKAAAAQGIHHQDVGATTKGGYMSAAATAADDQLGYGGYDQWCGSNGGGAPAASQPGAYSSNGGAGHGHDSITALLAAGSDYMQHSLYHAFEHSEGAGAVDDGHAAAAAFEAAAESSSCGMAASFAADESVWRSSSSGYQDCEDLQSVAYAYLNRS from the exons ATGACGGGATTTGGATCGCCGTGCGGCGCGTGCAAGTTTCTGCGGCGCAAGTGCGTGCGCGGGTGCGTGTTCGCGCCATACTTCTGCCACGAGCAAGGGGCGGCGCACTTCGCCGCCATCCACAAGGTGTTCGGCGCCAGCAACGTGTCCAAGCTGCTCGCCCACCTgccgctcgccgaccgccccgAGGCCGCCGTCACTATCTCCTACGAGGCGCAGGCCCGCCTCCGCGACCCCATCTATGGCTGCGTCGCCCACATCTTCGCCCTCCAGCAGCAG GTGATGACGCTGCAGGCGCAGCTGGCGTCgctcaaggcggcggcggcgcaagggatACACCACCAGGacgtcggcgccaccaccaAGGGCGGCTAcatgagcgccgccgccaccgccgccgacgaccaaTTAGGGTACGGCGGCTACGACCAGTGGTGCGGCAGCAATgggggcggcgcgccggcggcgtcgcagcCGGGCGCGTATAGCAGcaatggcggcgccggccacgGCCACGACTCCATCACCGCGCTGCTGGCGGCCGGGTCGGACTACATGCAGCACTCGCTGTACCACGCGTTCGAGCACTcggagggcgccggcgccgtggacgacgggcacgcggccgccgcggccttcgaggcggcggcggagtcgtcgTCGTGCGGCATGGCGGCGTcgttcgccgccgacgagagcgtgtggaggtcgtcgtcgtcgggatACCAAGATTGCGAGGATCTCCAGAGCGTCGCCTACGCTTACCTTAACCGCTCGTAA
- the LOC127768907 gene encoding uncharacterized protein LOC127768907, with protein MGFVSFAGRVLFASVFLLSAYQEFSEFGADGGPAAKALRPKYNVFTKNISAHLGVAVPHVELKHIVAATIGLKGLGGLLFILSSSFGAYLLLIYLAFITPVVYDFYNYDMEKSEFVQLFMKFTQNLALFGALLFFLGMKNSIPKRQAKKKAPKSKTN; from the exons ATGGGGTTCGTCTCCTTCGCCGGGAGGGTCCTCTTCGcctccgtcttcctcctctccgcctaCCAGGA GTTTAGTGAATTTGGAGCTGATGGTGGACCGGCTGCAAAGGCCCTTCGGCCTAAGTATAATGTCttcaccaaaaatatttctgcACATTTGGGAGTAGCAGTGCCTCATGTTGAG TTGAAGCACATTGTTGCTGCTACCATTGGTCTGAAGGGTCTGGGAGGTCTCCTTTTTATCCTGAGCAGTTCGTTTGGTGCTTATCTCCTG CTGATTTACCTCGCTTTTATCACACCTGTTGTCTACGACTTCTACAACTACGACATGGAGAAGTCCGAATTTGTGCAGCTCTTCATGAAGTTCACACAG AATTTGGCTCTCTTTGGGGCGCTTCTTTTCTTCCTGGGCATGAAGAACTCCATTCCCAAGAGGCAGGCCAAGAAGAAGGCTCCCAAGTCGAAGACGAACTAG